CAATAGCCAGTTACACTAGTTATTGTGGATCATTTTGTGCAGCCATTTAAGCGCAGTGCTATACCTGTTGGATGTGAGCATTGTTGGGCCCACTAACAAACTCCTCCAACTCAGCCAGACGGTTTGTTTTAGCCAAAGCAAAGATCAGCTCCGTCTCCACGTACGATTCCCGTGCTTTCTTCCGAGCCATCTGGAGGAATTTGACCAAATCTTCCCAGTTGTCTGAAAAACGACGACATGAATAAAGACACGGAATTATGAACATGAGTGAAATGGCTGAAAAGTGGCACTGAAGAGCAAAGGCTTACTGTTCTTGCTGGCCGCATTGACCACCTCCATGTAGGCCGAGGGGTCCACAGCTTTAATATATGAGTCAATGGCCTCCTTGACCAGATCTCGATGCAGCTGTGCCCTTGCCAACTGGCTCCATACCGCAGGCTCATTGCATCGCTCAGCAAACTCATAGGCCCTGTCCAAGTTTCCGATATGTTCTATTAATACCTACGAGAGAGCAGGGGAGTTAATCGAACAATAACCAAAATACATAAGGAGCACAAAGCTGTTGCATAATTTTTGTGTAAATGAAAGCAGCAGAAAGGTTTTGTTCAAGCGGCTGTCAGTGTACATGCCCTATTTATGCCGGAGTCAAACATGACATTCAACTAATCTAACTActccatgataaaaaaaaaggtccccaTCCTCTCATGTAATCCTAAACTGGGGCCAATTGTGTAACCTTcaagtttgaaatagataggATCTTTTTTTCGTGGTGTACAAAGATCTTGCTAAATGGAACAACAATAAATTTCACGTTCATGTTACGCAATGTAAAATTTCAGGTTTCTTGGAGTAGATTTTTTCAGAGACACAGTAACAGAGCCGCAGCTTTCTCTGAAGTGGGCGGCACCTCGCAAAAAGCGCTGCCCAATTTTGAAGTTGatatattcatgaaaaaaaaggatgcttaCAAAATGCTTGTTTTGAAATTAGGAGATGATGTGAAAGTGATACATTTATTGACATGTACCTGTATGGCTGACGTATTGACATCAAACttcttaaaaatggaaaaagcctCCTCAAAGAGCTCATTGCTGATGGCGATATTCGCAATGTCTGGGGCGTCGTAGTTGTCCAGTCTATTGACGTACTCCGTCACGCGGGTGCGGTCCGCCTTGATGGCGGTCAAAATCAGCAGGTTCTGAAGATTTCTGGGGAAAGGACATCCAACAAAGgcattgttaaaaataaataatgagggTTAAATCATTCAAATGTGGCACTAAGTAATGCAAACCTATGTTCACTGAAAACAGAGTTGTCAAGCACGATCTTCTCCAAAAGTTCAATCAACTCGTTGGGTAGGTCAGCAGTCATGAATGCCTTGACGGTGACAGACACCTCCTCTGGGTCCTGGGTCTCAGACAACGCAGTTTGTACCACCtggaaagaacaaaacaaagcagtacACCATAATGTCACGTGAATGAAGTTCACAAGAAATGACGACATGCACCACTTGAGGTGAATGTGAGAATATGACCTGATCGATGAGTGGCCTCCTGTAGGGGTTATTCTCTTCTAATACATTGGCCCAAAGTTCTGGGTCTTTCCGTCGCACCAAATACCGAGCCTCACTTTTAAATAACGAGTTCTCATTGCAGACCTGGAAAAATCAAAAGATGTCAAGATTTTTGACAACGTGAAAATATATCGTCTCCATTAATTTTATACCATTGAATAATCCACATTTATCTGCGCTGCACTGGAATTTGAGGTCCTCACCTTAATGAGGTCCAAGTCGCACTGCCCCCTCTCATAAGCAACACAGGCAAGGTGAGGGTCCCTCTTCTCGCAGTAGCGTCCCACCACAGCGCTGTCATAGAAGGGGTTCTCTTTCAGAAAACGTTCGGGTGTGTTGTTGCTGTCGATGTAAATCTTGGCCAGAGCGTTGTGGGTGGCTGGCTCCTCGCAGCCCTCGTGGGTACGTGACTCCAACCATGGAAGGAGGAGTTTTAACCtccagagaagaagaaaaaacattgaaCATAGTATTTTGTTTGTATCATTTTTCAGAAGGAAATTGTGTTGATGTTTTGGGTTCTGTCATTAATTCATTGGTGAGTTGTAGGCAAAGTTACGTTTTAATGAGTAAACTTCATTGGCTGCTCCCTACCTGTTTCTTTTCTCGACCTCATCCACAAGCTCATCGGTGGAAAACTGGCCTCTGACCACCATGATCAAGTTCTTAATGACATCCTCGGCACAGTCCACATCCAACAGGCCACCAATCACCACTGGTAATCGACTGGGGTtaacctaattttttttttttttaaacatgacagGAAATGTGCTAACAAATCACAAAAACCGTGTTATAGTTATAAAAAGGACAGAAATCAAATCATTACTCCTCAACTATTACGCTACAAACTCTTCATCGAGAACCACAATGTTACCCATTGCTCATTCTCCAATACTTTAGTGTCTGGGTCATATTGTAACAAGACACTGAGTAGAGTGAGAAATATGGACAACGTCGAACAACCACACATCGCCTGGAAATGACAGTGACTTACTTTTTGTACGTAgatttcaatgtatttctgTAGAGTGTTGCGGTAGAGGTAGAGTACCAGGTCGTGGACAAAATCAAAGCGGTCACATACGATAATGAGAGGAAGCTGGTCGGTCAGCTTGGCTTCctagcaaggaaaaaaaaacggaggtcCTCTGTTAATTACAACATCACATTTCTTCCTGAGTGATAATAGAATAAAGCGATGGGAGAACTGTTCAACCTTGAGGAAGTTTTTAACTCTCTCCGGGTCATAACAGTTGCTCTCTCTACAGATCCGCTCGACTTCTTTGATCTGTCCGGTCTTGCAGGCCGCCTGGATGTACTTAAAGTGCACATCAGGCTCCTGGCTGAAATTCACAATCGAGCCGAGGAAGTAAAACAAGCCTTGAATAGAAAGGGAAGAGGGAGTAATGACCTCGGCTGCTCTGGCTAATGGCagtatgcacgcacacacagtgctTGAGACACCTACCCTCGTAACTCTTGAAAGACTCAAAGAGCTCCACAAGGGCCAGAGTCCCGAGCTGCTCATGGTACTTGGACGCTACTTGCACACAGAGTTGCAGGTTCTGTCTGATGTTAGCCGACAGCATGGCTCTCAGACACTCCAACGAGTCCTCAACCGACAAAGAGCCAAAGAAGTTCAGGAGCCactgtcaggaaaaaaaggggTTGGGGTACAGGGGCACACAAAGGTTAAACAGCTGTCAAGAAGTCAATTTCACACATCATGTAAAAAGAAtgagggtggcacggtggtcgactggttagcacgtccgcatcacagtgcagaggtgcagagttcgactcCAGCTTCAGACATTCTGTATGgagtgtttgcatgttttccctgtgcctgtgtgggttttctccggtactccggtttccccgcCCACACATTctgaaagcatgcatggcaggttaatggaatgctctaaattgtcccaagttgTGTGTgtaagcgcgaatggttgtttgtctatatgtgccctgcgattggctggcaaccggttcatggtgtccccacgcctactgccagaagataGCCgacataggctccagcatgcccgtgaccctcatgaggataagcgcattagaaaatggatggacagatgtaaaaagatttaaaaaaagaaaatgtccttCCTTAGGAGTACCTCAGGGTTGAGCAGATGCGTGTGTACCACAGCTCGCTTGATATCATAAGGGTCAGTGTAGTGCTCGAGAGCTCTCTGGAGAAGGCCCGCCTTCTCGCACAGCTGAGCAACATGAGCACGGTCGTAGTGTGTGAACATCTGGTTGCCCAGGATCGCATCTGCCACCTAAACAAAGATATGTCACACGCATGGCCAAACAAATGAGAAAACCTCAAAgcgtcttgtttttttgtgtcagcGTTGACCTGTGGAGCATGTATGAGGTTCATCTCGAGCAGACGTGTCTGCAAGTGACCCTCGGCGGGGCGGTTGTTCTTCAAAGCATCCAAGAGGAAGGAGGTGCACTGCTGGATCAGGCTGCTTTCCATGAACACATCCACAATCTACAATCAACAATTAGAACGCAAAGAGGTTAGTTAGTTGCCGAGTTATCAGATAGATGCACCCGTGTTAAAAATGTGAAGTCCCGGGCCGATCCTGTCATCTTCAGATCATGAGTTTTACAGCTAAAactgagttttttgttttttgagggggggtcaTGCTGCAATTTGCGCGACAGCTCTACAGCCAAAGTGGCCGAGTGTCAGTAGCGGCTTCAAAATTGCCACAAACATCTGTGCCTGTCCGCAACtcgtgagggaaaaaaaattggcttaCACAGCCGACAGTCAGGTCTAGCCAAAAAATACTACAAACTAAACTAAGTTTGCAAATGCATACAGACCAAAGGAGTGAAGAGTCTGGCCAAACATCTCGCTGGGTAGAGCATCGACACACTTTGTAGTTCAAAGAGGGACAAGTTAGGAAATGGGTTGCATTTAAACAAATTGCCTTCAAACACAAATATTAATGCAAAGGGATGTGAATTATTTTGTGACGAGCAAACGTGCCCCCCACAGGTTGTATTTAACAAATCCATTAATCAACAGTGTTGTCCGTAGATGACAGTGAGCGCACTCACCCACCGACTATGCAGTCGCAATGACTCGTCATTGTACACTTAATTAAGACGCGCTTCTTAAATCACGACTTAAATCAGATAGATGTGAACATTTTCAGAGAACCACAAGAAATCAATTAGGTGGGGGGAGTCTGGAACGGAGCAAAGTGGTGGCGTGACttgaaaaaggaggaaaagggTTTCTGAGTCAGTGAATTCCTGGCACATCTGGAATTACACAAAATGCAGCTCCTTCATGTGTTTGCAGGCATGTGTATGAGCGACTTTGCTGATGTGTTTACAAAGAAAATGATGAGAAGATGTTTGACCTGGTTGATGTTGGCGAGCGGCTCTTCATCCTGCACCAGCATCTGCGCAAATTGCAGTCCCTGGTCTGGACTGACACGCATCACATTCCTCAGCAAAAACACCCAATCAGGGGTGTAGCCAACCTGTGGAAATGTAGCAGGTTGATTTTACTATTCAAATGCGGATCCACTTCCTGGTACTGAATATCACCGAAAATCAGATAGTACAGGCGGCTAGTAGTACTTTTTTGGCATAAAGGACGATCTTCTGGAACTGTCCAGTTTCCGCAAAGCACTGAATGACCTTGTTGGGGACGTTAGCTCTGAGGTACACACTAAGAGCGAGAGTCGGGTCAGAAGCTTTCACCAGATCCCCCAGGTCCTCTGAGCACTCCAGCTACAACACAGACGTTTTGTAGTCAAATCGGGCCACTATGAACAATCAGGCATCGGCAGTTGTCTGACAACATGCAGAACAGAAGAGGTGACAAAGATTTTCACATGATGACCACGCAATTAAGTCTCACCTTGTCCTCCTTCAGCCACTTCTCCAAAAGTTGCTTGCGGCCCTGCTGCAGGACAGGCctgcacagctccagggattCAAATTTGTTGAGCTGACCCTGGTCCAACAGAATACCAAAGTACTGCAACAGCGGAGATGCCTGACCTGGTTGGGCAGGGACACTCTGAAACTTACGAATGGTCTCGGCAGTCCGCAGGACACCCTGCGTCAGGCGTTGGAAGAATTGGGTATTGTGGGGAAAATgaaaggagggggaaaaaaggaaaattgaaTTTAAACCTCATGAAGTGtttgcagtgtttcccaacagcTATTGAGTCAAGGCACCCATTTCGCATGAGAAAAATCCTATGGCCacacccccaaacaaaaatgtcacaaaacaatACTGTAATTGATGGAGTTTAGACCATTTAGACTCGGATTTACGTCCTCTGTGTGAACCTATTTCAATGAACACAAAGCTAGCTAACTTGCACAAAGTCACGACTTATTCTATTGCCCTTccaatgtcaacaaataagacaGATTTATTGTGCCCGCTGCCATTTTATAGAAGAGCATTTCCTTGTTCTGCTTGACACCATTCATTGCTGGCATCGATAGATGAATTAAATAATCTGTCCAATTTAAAAATCGAATGGTTCTCTTAAGCACAACACCTTTGCCGCCCGTTTTAGTTTAGTTTCACGAAATATGCTGAAATCTTGCGACATGAGGGAGGATTCCACCTCCCAGTCGTGGTGAAATATTTCAGACTTATTTTTCCCAGAGACCTTTGTCAGTTTCCAAATGAGAAGACCCTAAAAGCATtgtgagaacaaaaaaaaaaaaaacgcaaaaatgCACTGAAATTCTCACATCAAGCTGTGAGAAAAGTTCTTGTCACGTCTataacacaataaaacaagcaACAGCGTGTTCATTTTGGGAGGGTTAGATCAGGGAATGTTGCTAAGACATGTCAACCGTGGgtttgtgaagccctttgagacttaATTAATGTCATTAAGGGCTTTACAAATAAACTTGACTTGATTAGAGTGGCGTGGATTTGGGTGAAGCACACGACATTCACAGatgtccaaaaaataaaagaaggaaTGACTGAAGTGATACGGAAGGGAAACAAAAAGAGGGAATGACAGTTATAAATAAGCAGATCCCCACCCCCTCTGATTCAACTCTTTATATTCATTTTCGACAaaattgaaatgacattttattttagtttgaattTTGGCCAATCTTTTGAATTAactgtgattttgttttgaatattgCAATATTATCGCATGTGCCCAAACCCAGCTCAACAAGAGAACTTTTGATGAATTGAAACATTCTTTGTGATCCTTTAAGATTTGTACTCGAGTACTCCTGATTTAGACCAACCTTGGGTGCTAACGCTGCAACCTTTGCCGCATCTGAATAACTTCCCTGGGCAAACAGTGTGTTGAACTTTCTGGCGAAAAGCTCCTCAGCACCAGCTAGGTTGGACCTGACAGCCATCCTTAAGGCGAGGTCTGGATTTTGGAGGACATTTGTCACATAGTTGACAATGTTCTCCTCTTCAACACATACTGACAAGACCTAAACAAAAGAAGTAAAAGACACACAACAGACATCAGCATGGTGACTAAATGTGTTATGTGAGTATTGGCATGTTTCGTCCCCATCACCTGTCCCTTCTTGTTGACTCCAATGATTCCCGAGCTGGCATCATGAGGCGACGTGACAAAGATGGTCTCagcgctgattctgttcatataGATGCACACTCCTGACTCCAAGTCGTACAGGTGAATGTAACCGTACTTGGTGATTAAATAGATGACACCGTGCTTACTTCCAATctgtggggaaaaacaaaaaaaggtcgaGCACCGAACACTCTTAGGCCACACTGAGCGTGCCCTCTGAATTGCAGGGGTCCCTGACATACCTGCATAGCTACGGGAAAGTCTGTCTGGGCCTCTGGAGGGAAAAACACATCCACTGCTTTCTTTGCAAATGGCTGGTTTCCTGCAGCTGGCTGACCCACTTCAATGATGTGCAGCTGGATGAATTTTTGACACGTTCAAATAAGACCACAATTGCACAAACAACTCCCTCATGAAAATGCGCTTGCTCGTAGGTTCAATGCATTTTGCTAAATGTTTAATGGTTCGTACCTTCCCACCCGCCTGTGAACGCACAGCAAAGCAGAAGAGGGTGGATGGATTGGCGTTGCCTTCCACTTTGAACTCCCCGAACGCAGCAGCGTGACCTTCTATGGGCTGGGACACTTTTCTCTCCACGGAATACAGCTGCATTGCCCCAACGACACGGTTTTGCTGCAACAACAGGCAGACGAAACCATCTAGCAAACGAGTGGACCAAAGGACTTTTCTCGTGTGAAG
This sequence is a window from Hippocampus zosterae strain Florida chromosome 6, ASM2543408v3, whole genome shotgun sequence. Protein-coding genes within it:
- the cltcl1 gene encoding clathrin heavy chain 1 isoform X3, with protein sequence MSQILPIRFQEHLQLQNLGVNPANIGFSYLTMESDKFICIREKVGEQNQVVIVDMSDPTNPIRRPISADSAIMNPTSKVIALKAAKMLQIFNIEMKSKMKAHSMTDEVMFWKWISVNTVALVTDKAVYHWSMEGDSQPNKVFDRHASLAGCQIINYRTDEQQKWLLLIGISAQQNRVVGAMQLYSVERKVSQPIEGHAAAFGEFKVEGNANPSTLFCFAVRSQAGGKLHIIEVGQPAAGNQPFAKKAVDVFFPPEAQTDFPVAMQIGSKHGVIYLITKYGYIHLYDLESGVCIYMNRISAETIFVTSPHDASSGIIGVNKKGQVLSVCVEEENIVNYVTNVLQNPDLALRMAVRSNLAGAEELFARKFNTLFAQGSYSDAAKVAALAPKGVLRTAETIRKFQSVPAQPGQASPLLQYFGILLDQGQLNKFESLELCRPVLQQGRKQLLEKWLKEDKLECSEDLGDLVKASDPTLALSVYLRANVPNKVIQCFAETGQFQKIVLYAKKVGYTPDWVFLLRNVMRVSPDQGLQFAQMLVQDEEPLANINQIVDVFMESSLIQQCTSFLLDALKNNRPAEGHLQTRLLEMNLIHAPQVADAILGNQMFTHYDRAHVAQLCEKAGLLQRALEHYTDPYDIKRAVVHTHLLNPEWLLNFFGSLSVEDSLECLRAMLSANIRQNLQLCVQVASKYHEQLGTLALVELFESFKSYEGLFYFLGSIVNFSQEPDVHFKYIQAACKTGQIKEVERICRESNCYDPERVKNFLKEAKLTDQLPLIIVCDRFDFVHDLVLYLYRNTLQKYIEIYVQKVNPSRLPVVIGGLLDVDCAEDVIKNLIMVVRGQFSTDELVDEVEKRNRLKLLLPWLESRTHEGCEEPATHNALAKIYIDSNNTPERFLKENPFYDSAVVGRYCEKRDPHLACVAYERGQCDLDLIKVCNENSLFKSEARYLVRRKDPELWANVLEENNPYRRPLIDQVVQTALSETQDPEEVSVTVKAFMTADLPNELIELLEKIVLDNSVFSEHRNLQNLLILTAIKADRTRVTEYVNRLDNYDAPDIANIAISNELFEEAFSIFKKFDVNTSAIQVLIEHIGNLDRAYEFAERCNEPAVWSQLARAQLHRDLVKEAIDSYIKAVDPSAYMEVVNAASKNNNWEDLVKFLQMARKKARESYVETELIFALAKTNRLAELEEFVSGPNNAHIQQVGDRCYEEGMYEAAKLLYNNMSNFARLASTLVHLGEYQAAVDSARKANSTRTWKEVCFACVDGEEFRLAQICGLHIVIHADELEDLISYYQNRGYFEELIALLEAALGLERAHMGMFTELAILYSKFKPQKMREHLELFWSRVNIPKVLRAAEQSHLWGELVFLYDKYEEYDNAVITMMSHPTDAWKEGLFKDIIAKVANVELYYKSLSFYLDYKPLLLNDLLTILSPRLDHNRAVNFFTKVNQLKLVKPYLRSVQNHNNKSVNEALNNLLTEEEDYQGLRASIDAYDNFDTIGLAQRLEKHQLIEFRRIAAYLYKGNNRWRQSVELCKKDKLYKDAMLFAAESKDAELAETLLQWFLEEGKKECFAACLFASYDLLHPDVVLEMAWRHNIVDFAMPYFIQVMREYLTKVDKLETAESQRQSEEEVTEPQPMVFGQQLMLTGSPAPVAPQPGYPGYSYAANAAGYAAQPAYGFPM
- the cltcl1 gene encoding clathrin heavy chain 1 isoform X1, translated to MSQILPIRFQEHLQLQNLGVNPANIGFSYLTMESDKFICIREKVGEQNQVVIVDMSDPTNPIRRPISADSAIMNPTSKVIALKAAKMLQIFNIEMKSKMKAHSMTDEVMFWKWISVNTVALVTDKAVYHWSMEGDSQPNKVFDRHASLAGCQIINYRTDEQQKWLLLIGISAQQNRVVGAMQLYSVERKVSQPIEGHAAAFGEFKVEGNANPSTLFCFAVRSQAGGKLHIIEVGQPAAGNQPFAKKAVDVFFPPEAQTDFPVAMQIGSKHGVIYLITKYGYIHLYDLESGVCIYMNRISAETIFVTSPHDASSGIIGVNKKGQVLSVCVEEENIVNYVTNVLQNPDLALRMAVRSNLAGAEELFARKFNTLFAQGSYSDAAKVAALAPKGVLRTAETIRKFQSVPAQPGQASPLLQYFGILLDQGQLNKFESLELCRPVLQQGRKQLLEKWLKEDKLECSEDLGDLVKASDPTLALSVYLRANVPNKVIQCFAETGQFQKIVLYAKKVGYTPDWVFLLRNVMRVSPDQGLQFAQMLVQDEEPLANINQIVDVFMESSLIQQCTSFLLDALKNNRPAEGHLQTRLLEMNLIHAPQVADAILGNQMFTHYDRAHVAQLCEKAGLLQRALEHYTDPYDIKRAVVHTHLLNPEWLLNFFGSLSVEDSLECLRAMLSANIRQNLQLCVQVASKYHEQLGTLALVELFESFKSYEGLFYFLGSIVNFSQEPDVHFKYIQAACKTGQIKEVERICRESNCYDPERVKNFLKEAKLTDQLPLIIVCDRFDFVHDLVLYLYRNTLQKYIEIYVQKVNPSRLPVVIGGLLDVDCAEDVIKNLIMVVRGQFSTDELVDEVEKRNRLKLLLPWLESRTHEGCEEPATHNALAKIYIDSNNTPERFLKENPFYDSAVVGRYCEKRDPHLACVAYERGQCDLDLIKVCNENSLFKSEARYLVRRKDPELWANVLEENNPYRRPLIDQVVQTALSETQDPEEVSVTVKAFMTADLPNELIELLEKIVLDNSVFSEHRNLQNLLILTAIKADRTRVTEYVNRLDNYDAPDIANIAISNELFEEAFSIFKKFDVNTSAIQVLIEHIGNLDRAYEFAERCNEPAVWSQLARAQLHRDLVKEAIDSYIKAVDPSAYMEVVNAASKNNNWEDLVKFLQMARKKARESYVETELIFALAKTNRLAELEEFVSGPNNAHIQQVGDRCYEEGMYEAAKLLYNNMSNFARLASTLVHLGEYQAAVDSARKANSTRTWKEVCFACVDGEEFRLAQICGLHIVIHADELEDLISYYQNRGYFEELIALLEAALGLERAHMGMFTELAILYSKFKPQKMREHLELFWSRVNIPKVLRAAEQSHLWGELVFLYDKYEEYDNAVITMMSHPTDAWKEGLFKDIIAKVANVELYYKSLSFYLDYKPLLLNDLLTILSPRLDHNRAVNFFTKVNQLKLVKPYLRSVQNHNNKSVNEALNNLLTEEEDYQGLRASIDAYDNFDTIGLAQRLEKHQLIEFRRIAAYLYKGNNRWRQSVELCKKDKLYKDAMLFAAESKDAELAETLLQWFLEEGKKECFAACLFASYDLLHPDVVLEMAWRHNIVDFAMPYFIQVMREYLTKVDEFAAKVTVDKLETAESQRQSEEEVTEPQPMVFGQQLMLTGSPAPVAPQPGYPGYSYAANAAGYAAQPAYGFPM
- the cltcl1 gene encoding clathrin heavy chain 1 isoform X2, coding for MSQILPIRFQEHLQLQNLGVNPANIGFSYLTMESDKFICIREKVGEQNQVVIVDMSDPTNPIRRPISADSAIMNPTSKVIALKAAKMLQIFNIEMKSKMKAHSMTDEVMFWKWISVNTVALVTDKAVYHWSMEGDSQPNKVFDRHASLAGCQIINYRTDEQQKWLLLIGISAQQNRVVGAMQLYSVERKVSQPIEGHAAAFGEFKVEGNANPSTLFCFAVRSQAGGKLHIIEVGQPAAGNQPFAKKAVDVFFPPEAQTDFPVAMQIGSKHGVIYLITKYGYIHLYDLESGVCIYMNRISAETIFVTSPHDASSGIIGVNKKGQVLSVCVEEENIVNYVTNVLQNPDLALRMAVRSNLAGAEELFARKFNTLFAQGSYSDAAKVAALAPKGVLRTAETIRKFQSVPAQPGQASPLLQYFGILLDQGQLNKFESLELCRPVLQQGRKQLLEKWLKEDKLECSEDLGDLVKASDPTLALSVYLRANVPNKVIQCFAETGQFQKIVLYAKKVGYTPDWVFLLRNVMRVSPDQGLQFAQMLVQDEEPLANINQIVDVFMESSLIQQCTSFLLDALKNNRPAEGHLQTRLLEMNLIHAPQVADAILGNQMFTHYDRAHVAQLCEKAGLLQRALEHYTDPYDIKRAVVHTHLLNPEWLLNFFGSLSVEDSLECLRAMLSANIRQNLQLCVQVASKYHEQLGTLALVELFESFKSYEGLFYFLGSIVNFSQEPDVHFKYIQAACKTGQIKEVERICRESNCYDPERVKNFLKEAKLTDQLPLIIVCDRFDFVHDLVLYLYRNTLQKYIEIYVQKVNPSRLPVVIGGLLDVDCAEDVIKNLIMVVRGQFSTDELVDEVEKRNRLKLLLPWLESRTHEGCEEPATHNALAKIYIDSNNTPERFLKENPFYDSAVVGRYCEKRDPHLACVAYERGQCDLDLIKVCNENSLFKSEARYLVRRKDPELWANVLEENNPYRRPLIDQVVQTALSETQDPEEVSVTVKAFMTADLPNELIELLEKIVLDNSVFSEHRNLQNLLILTAIKADRTRVTEYVNRLDNYDAPDIANIAISNELFEEAFSIFKKFDVNTSAIQVLIEHIGNLDRAYEFAERCNEPAVWSQLARAQLHRDLVKEAIDSYIKAVDPSAYMEVVNAASKNNNWEDLVKFLQMARKKARESYVETELIFALAKTNRLAELEEFVSGPNNAHIQQVGDRCYEEGMYEAAKLLYNNMSNFARLASTLVHLGEYQAAVDSARKANSTRTWKEVCFACVDGEEFRLAQICGLHIVIHADELEDLISYYQNRGYFEELIALLEAALGLERAHMGMFTELAILYSKFKPQKMREHLELFWSRVNIPKVLRAAEQSHLWGELVFLYDKYEEYDNAVITMMSHPTDAWKEGLFKDIIAKVANVELYYKSLSFYLDYKPLLLNDLLTILSPRLDHNRAVNFFTKVNQLKLVKPYLRSVQNHNNKSVNEALNNLLTEEEDYQGLRASIDAYDNFDTIGLAQRLEKHQLIEFRRIAAYLYKGNNRWRQSVELCKKDKLYKDAMLFAAESKDAELAETLLQWFLEEGKKECFAACLFASYDLLHPDVVLEMAWRHNIVDFAMPYFIQVMREYLTKVDEFAAKVDKLETAESQRQSEEEVTEPQPMVFGQQLMLTGSPAPVAPQPGYPGYSYAANAAGYAAQPAYGFPM